The stretch of DNA GACACGCCCATGCGCGATTTCGTCACGCCGGGCGCCTCGTGGGAGGAGTGGAACGACATCGTGGACGAGCATTTCCGCCATGAGATGGCGGCGGTCCGGGCCAACAGCCCCTCCGACGCGCTGTCCGCGCTGTTCATGCTCCCCGGCGACTACCTGAACCTCAAGCGCGCCCTGCTTCGGCTCGGCTCGTACCCGTTCCCCATGAACGCCTTTCCGGAGGACCGCCTCGCGGCGGCGGCGGCGGGCGACTACAGCCTCTTCCCGCAGGACCTGCGCATGACCCTCGGCCGCCTGGGCACAAACCCGGCGGACGACCCCGCCGCGCGGGGCGCGGTGGACATGGCCCTCGACGGCGCCTACCTCCGCCACATGCTGGCGCTGGCGGCGGAAATGGACATCCCGATGATATCCGCGTATGTGGAGGACCTGGTCCTCTCGCGCGCCGTGATGATGCTGTGGCGGGCGGCCCGTGCGGGCGAGTCCCTGAAGCCCTTCGAGGAGCATGTGCTCCCCCTGGGCGCGCACTCGCACATCATCCGCGCCGTGCTCTCCGGCGGCGACCCCCGGAGCTGGGGCGCGTTCATCCCCGGGCGGGTGGGCGACTGTTTCCGGCAGGCCGCGGAGACGGCGGAGGAGGAGCCGGTCCAGGAATTCGAACTGCTGGTGTCCAACTACCTGATTGACTTCGCGAAACGGGCCAAGCTCCAGACGATGGGCCCGGAACGGGTGGCGGGCTATTTCGTGGGGCTGCGCGCCCAGGTCTTCAACTTAAAACTGGTCATCAGCGGCCGCTTCAACGGGATAGACCCGGAGATGCTGAGGCGGCGCCTGCGGGAGTGTTATGTCTAAGGCGGTTGCAATCGGAGAGCGGGGCCTGATTCTCGGGTTCAAGGGCGTGGGCGTCGAGGTGCTGCCCGTCGAGGGCGCCGAGGCGTTCAAACGCGAGCTGCTGCGCGCGGCGCGGGACCCAGAAATCGCGCTGGTGCTGGTGACGGAAAGCGTCGCGGCGCTGGACCCGGAGGTCCTCAAGGAGTTCCGGGCGCTGAGCCCGGCCATTCTGACAACGATTCCCACGCACCGGGGAAGCACCCATTTCAGTTTCCAGGAAATGCGGAGCGCCGTCGAGCGCTCCATCGGCGTTGACATGCTAGGCAAGGACTGAAAAACATGAGCAATGAGCACGGCAAGGTAGTGAAGGTGTCCGGTCCCCTGGTGCAGGCCAGCGGCCTCAGGGGCGCGCGCATGTACGACATGGTGCGTGTGGGCGACGCCAAGCTGTTCGGCGAGATCATCGAGGTCCGGGGCGACATCTACTCCATCCAGGTGTACGAGGAGACCGAGGGCATCGGCCCCGGCCAGCCCGTCGAGCGCACGGGCCTCCCCCTGAGCGTGGAGCTGGGCCCGGGGCTCATCAAGTCCATCTATGACGGCGTGCAGCGCCCGCTGAACGCCCTCTACGAGGACTTCGGCGACTTCATCGTGCGCGGCGCCGAGAGCCCGCCGCTGGACCGCAAGGCGCAGTGGGAGTTCAAGCCCGCCGTGAAGGCCGGCGACGCCGTGGTTGCGGGCGACGTGCTGGGCACTGTGCAGGAGAGCATCCTGGTCGTCCACAAGATCATGGTTCCGCCGACCGTGGCGGAGGCGAAGGTCTCCAAAATCGGGCCGGTCACCGGCAACGTCGAGACCGAGGTGGCCGTGCTCGACACGCCCGCCGGCCCGGTCTCCGTCACCATGGTGCAGCGTTGGCCCGTGCGCAAGCCGCGCCCCGTGTCCGGCAAGATGCAGCCCGCCGTGCCCATGGTCACGGGCCAGCGCGTGGTGGACATGTTCTTCCCCCTGACCAAGGGCGGCACGGCCTGCGTGCCCGGCCCCTTCGGCTCCGGCAAGACCGTCGTGCAGCACCAGCTTGCCAAGTGGTCCGACGTGGACATCGTGGTCTATGTGGGCTGCGGCGAGCGCGGCAACGAGATGACCGACGTGCTGATGGAGTTCCCGCACCTGAAGGACCCGAAATCGGGCGAGTCCCTGATGGAGCGCACGGTTCTCGTGGCGAACACGTCCAACATGCCGGTGGCCGCCCGCGAGGCGAGCGTGTTCACGGGCATCACCATCGCCGAATACTTCCGCGACATGGGCTACTCCGTGGCGCTGATGGCCGACTCGACGAGCCGCTGGGCCGAGGCCATGCGCGAGATGTCCGGCCGCCTCGAGGAGATGCCCGGCGAGGAGGGCTACCCCGCCTACCTCGGCTCGCGCATCGCGGCCTTCTACGAGCGCTCGGGCAACGTGGTCTGCCTCGGTTCGGACAGGCGGAACGGCACGCTCTCGCTCATCGGCGCGGTGTCCCCGGCGGGCGGCGACTTCTCCGAGCCGGTGACCCAGGCCACCCTGCGCGTGGTGAAGGTCTTCTGGGGCCTGGACGACAAGCTGGCGTTCGCGCGCCACTTCCCGGCCATCAACTGGCTGACCTCCTACTCGCTGTACCAGGAGACGGTGGACGGCTACGCGAACAGCAACATTGACGCGGGCTGGGAGGGGACGCGCAAGCGGGCCATGGGCCTGCTCCAACGCGAGGCCGAGCTCGAGGAGCTGGTCCGCCTGGTGGGCATGGACGCCCTGGCGGCCGGCGACCGCCTGCTGATGCAGGCGGCCAAGATGGTCCGCGAGGACTTCCTGCACCAGAACGCCTTCGACGACCGCGACACCTACACGTCGCTGCCCAAGCAGTTCCGCCTCCTGTCGCTGATCCAGCACTACGAGGACGAGGCGCGGGCCGCGCTGGAGCAGGGCGCCGAGCTGAACGCCCTCCTCACCCTGCCCGCGCTGGAGGACGTCTCGAAGGCGCGCCTCATCGCGGAGGACAACCTGGGGGCGTTTGACGCGCTGAAGGCGAAGATATCGGAGGCCGTCGCGGCCCTCCCGCGCTACTAGAAAAACCACTGGACGGAACACAACCGCAGAGAGCAAGAGCATGGTTACCAGAGAATACCAAACGGCAAGGCAGATTATCGGACCGCTGGTGATGGTGGACGGCGTCGAGGGCATCACCTACGGCGAGCTCACGGACATCAAACTGGGCAGCGGCGAGCTGCGCCGCGGGCGCGTGCTCGAGGTGAGCGGCGACAAGGCCGTGGTCCAGATTTTCGAGGGCACGAGCGGCCTGGCGCCCGAGGACATGAGCGTGAAGTTCCTCGGAAAGCCCCAGGAGGTCGGCGTGTCCGAGGACATGCTCGGCCGCGTCTTCGACGGCTCCGGGCGGCCCATTGACAAGGGTCCGGAAATCATCCCCGAGAAGTGGGTGAACATCAACGGCAACCCGATGAACCCCTACGCGCGGGACTATCCGAACGAGTTCATCCAGACGGGCATCTCGACGATTGACCTGCTGAACACCCTGGTCCGCGGCCAGAAGCTGCCCATCTTCTCCGCGTCCGGCCTGCCGCACTCGCGCCTCGCCGCGCAGGTGGCCCGCCAGGCCCAGACCCGCAAGGGCGGCGAGAAGTTCGCCGTGATCTTCGCCGCCATGGGCATCACCTTCGAGGAGTCCGAGTTCTTCCAGGCCGACTTCCGCCGCACCGGCGCCATCGAGCGCGCCGTGCTCTTCATCAACCTGGCCGACGACCCGCCCATCGAGCGCATCGCCATCCCGCGCATCGCCCTCACCACCGCCGAATACCTGGCCTACGAGAAGGGCATGCACGTCCTGGTGATCCTGACGGACCTCACCAACTACTGCGAGGCCCTGCGCGAGATTTCCGCCGCACGCAAGGAGGTCCCCGGACGCCGCGGCTATCCCGGCTACCTGTACACCGACCTTTCGACCATTTACGAGCGCGCGGGCCGGATCAAGGGCAAAGAGGGCTCCATCACCCAGATTCCCGTGCTCTCCATGCCCGAGGACGACAAGACGCACCCGATTCCCGACCTCACGGGCTACATCACCGAGGGCCAGATCATCGTCAACCGGTCCCTCCACGCCCAGGGCATTTACCCGCCCGTGGACGTGCTCCCCTCCCTCTCCCGCCTGAAGGACAAGGGCATCGGCGCGGACAAGACCCGCGAGGACCACGCCAACGTGATGAACCAGCTCTACTCGGCCTACGCCCGCGGCAAGAACGCCAAGGAACTGGCCGTGGTGCTCGGCGAGTCCGCCCTGAGCGAGGTGGACATCCTCTATGTGAAGTTCGCCGACGCCTTCGAGGACCGCTTCATCCGCCAGGGCGAGAGCGAGAACCGGACCATCGAGGAGAGCCTCGAGCTTGGATGGGACCTGCTGGCGATGCTGCCGCGCACCGAGCTCAAGCGCATCCGCGACGAGTACATCGAAAAGTACCTGCCGAAAAAAGAGAACGCATGACCGGCGCGCGCGGGCCGCTGAGGGGTCCGCGCGGAACCCGGACATGAGGAGTGTGGCGACATGGCGCAAACCGTCAACCCGACCCGCATGGAAATGCTCCGGCTGCGCAAGCGGCTGACAGTGGCCAAACGCGGGCACAAGCTGCTCAAGGACAAGCTCGACGGCCTGATGAAGGACTTCTCGCGCTACGCGAAGGAGTACAAGGCCGCGCGCCGCGCCGTGGACGCCGAACTGCCCGCAGTCCTCAAGTATTTCGTCCTCGCCGAGGCCACCTCGTCCCGGCGCATCACCGAGGACGCCCTCGACAACACCCGCCAGGACATGAAAATCGAGGTGAAAACGCGGCGGATCATGAGCGTTGTCATTCCCGAACTCCAAATCTCCTACGGCGAGGCCGCGGGCGGATACTCCCGCATCCACACCTCCCCCGAACTGGACAAGGCCATTGCCGGGCTCAAAGAGTTCATTGACAAACTTCTCAAGATGGCCGAACTCGAGCAGACCGTGCGCCTTCTCAGCGCCGAAATCGAGAAGACCCGCCGCCGGGTCAACGCCCTCGAGCACACCTTCATCCCCCGCATGGCCGCCTCCATCAACCTCATCAAGAACAAGCTGGACGAGGCCGAACGCTCCAACACCAGCCGCCTGATGAAGATCAAAGAGCAGCGCCTCGCGCAGGACTCGTTCTAGCGCGGTCCCCGTTTATACTGCCCCTCACGCCTTTAGCCCTTTCAGGTTCGGCTCGATGCTCCGGTTCTCCCGCAGCATTTCGTCCCAGGTGAGGCGGGTGCGTCGTTCGGCGGCGTCTCGGCCGAGGATGGTCGCCAGGTTCGCGTTGATGCTGGGCTCGACGGTCGGGTTGGCACTGTCACCCTTGAGGACACAGTCGTGGAACGCGGCGATGTTCCGTTTCGCGCCGTTGGGGTAAAGGTCCTGGACCACGCCGCCCTCCCAATCGCCTTCCATGGCGCGGAGAGTCACGCTTCCCGAATAGCCCGTCTCCAGAAACCCCTTTTGGCCGTGGGCCGTGCAGTCGCTGTGGAAGGAGAATTTGTTGCGCAGGTGCTCGCCCCGGTGCTGCTGGAGGAGTCCGCCGGCGAACTCATAGGTGACGGCGTAGATGTCGTGGCTGTCCCCGTGGGGGTCGTCGCGAATAACGCGGGACATGCCGGTTGCGGCCACGGGGGCGCTCCCCGCAATCCAGAGGGCCACGTCCACCGCGTGGATGCCCGCGTTCACCAGATAGCCCCCGCCGAGGTCGTTGTCGTTCACCCAGATAAGCCGTCGGAGGCGGTTCGCCACGGTGTCCTCAAAGGGCGGGTCGGAGAAACCCTCGTCCGTGTACATCGAGGCGAGCAGCCCGAGGGGCCCGATCTCGCCGCGATGGACCCGGCTTATCCCCTCGATGAATAGCGGGTCTGTCCGGGTCTGGAAATCCACCAGAAAGACCTTTCCCGCCGCCTGGGCGCGCCGCGCCGCTTCGCGCACGCGGAGGCATCCGGGCACGTCGCAGGCCACGGGCTTCGCCATGAACACATGGCATCCGGCGGCCACGGCCGCCTCCGTGTGGTCCGGGAAACAGTACGGCGGCGTCTCCAGAAAGACCGCGTCCAGCCCGCAGTCCAGCAGGCGTTTATAGCCGTCCAGCCCGCTGAAGCGGCGGCCTGCGGGCACCCCGAACTGCGCCCCCGCCTCCTCCGCCACCTCCGGGAAATAGTCGGCCACCGCCGCCAGCTCATAGCCGCCGTGGGCCTGGATGAACTGGGCCATCATGTTGCCCCGTCCGCCCGCGCCGATGAGCCCCGCCCGGATTTTCCCCTCCGCCGCGCGCGCCGGACGCGCCAGTTGCGCCGCCGCCACGGTTGCGGCCATGCCGCCCAAAAAGTTCCGTCTGCTGACCGAATGGCTGTCCATGGGATGGCCTCCTTTTCTTCGCGTTAGCCTATCACGAAGGGCGCCCGGCGCACCATGCCGACGAACTGGCCCGGCCCCGCGCCCATCGGATAGAATCATCACCGCGCATCCCGCGCGCGGCCCCACTTCACAACACGGAAGGTATCGC from Candidatus Hydrogenedentota bacterium encodes:
- a CDS encoding V-type ATPase subunit; amino-acid sequence: MITLSTEKNEWGFVCGQVSVLENGLLPKDFFAGLAGLEKLDDLLHRLQDTPMRDFVTPGASWEEWNDIVDEHFRHEMAAVRANSPSDALSALFMLPGDYLNLKRALLRLGSYPFPMNAFPEDRLAAAAAGDYSLFPQDLRMTLGRLGTNPADDPAARGAVDMALDGAYLRHMLALAAEMDIPMISAYVEDLVLSRAVMMLWRAARAGESLKPFEEHVLPLGAHSHIIRAVLSGGDPRSWGAFIPGRVGDCFRQAAETAEEEPVQEFELLVSNYLIDFAKRAKLQTMGPERVAGYFVGLRAQVFNLKLVISGRFNGIDPEMLRRRLRECYV
- a CDS encoding V-type ATP synthase subunit A, encoding MSNEHGKVVKVSGPLVQASGLRGARMYDMVRVGDAKLFGEIIEVRGDIYSIQVYEETEGIGPGQPVERTGLPLSVELGPGLIKSIYDGVQRPLNALYEDFGDFIVRGAESPPLDRKAQWEFKPAVKAGDAVVAGDVLGTVQESILVVHKIMVPPTVAEAKVSKIGPVTGNVETEVAVLDTPAGPVSVTMVQRWPVRKPRPVSGKMQPAVPMVTGQRVVDMFFPLTKGGTACVPGPFGSGKTVVQHQLAKWSDVDIVVYVGCGERGNEMTDVLMEFPHLKDPKSGESLMERTVLVANTSNMPVAAREASVFTGITIAEYFRDMGYSVALMADSTSRWAEAMREMSGRLEEMPGEEGYPAYLGSRIAAFYERSGNVVCLGSDRRNGTLSLIGAVSPAGGDFSEPVTQATLRVVKVFWGLDDKLAFARHFPAINWLTSYSLYQETVDGYANSNIDAGWEGTRKRAMGLLQREAELEELVRLVGMDALAAGDRLLMQAAKMVREDFLHQNAFDDRDTYTSLPKQFRLLSLIQHYEDEARAALEQGAELNALLTLPALEDVSKARLIAEDNLGAFDALKAKISEAVAALPRY
- a CDS encoding V-type ATP synthase subunit B, producing the protein MVTREYQTARQIIGPLVMVDGVEGITYGELTDIKLGSGELRRGRVLEVSGDKAVVQIFEGTSGLAPEDMSVKFLGKPQEVGVSEDMLGRVFDGSGRPIDKGPEIIPEKWVNINGNPMNPYARDYPNEFIQTGISTIDLLNTLVRGQKLPIFSASGLPHSRLAAQVARQAQTRKGGEKFAVIFAAMGITFEESEFFQADFRRTGAIERAVLFINLADDPPIERIAIPRIALTTAEYLAYEKGMHVLVILTDLTNYCEALREISAARKEVPGRRGYPGYLYTDLSTIYERAGRIKGKEGSITQIPVLSMPEDDKTHPIPDLTGYITEGQIIVNRSLHAQGIYPPVDVLPSLSRLKDKGIGADKTREDHANVMNQLYSAYARGKNAKELAVVLGESALSEVDILYVKFADAFEDRFIRQGESENRTIEESLELGWDLLAMLPRTELKRIRDEYIEKYLPKKENA
- a CDS encoding V-type ATP synthase subunit D, which translates into the protein MAQTVNPTRMEMLRLRKRLTVAKRGHKLLKDKLDGLMKDFSRYAKEYKAARRAVDAELPAVLKYFVLAEATSSRRITEDALDNTRQDMKIEVKTRRIMSVVIPELQISYGEAAGGYSRIHTSPELDKAIAGLKEFIDKLLKMAELEQTVRLLSAEIEKTRRRVNALEHTFIPRMAASINLIKNKLDEAERSNTSRLMKIKEQRLAQDSF
- a CDS encoding Gfo/Idh/MocA family oxidoreductase; this encodes MDSHSVSRRNFLGGMAATVAAAQLARPARAAEGKIRAGLIGAGGRGNMMAQFIQAHGGYELAAVADYFPEVAEEAGAQFGVPAGRRFSGLDGYKRLLDCGLDAVFLETPPYCFPDHTEAAVAAGCHVFMAKPVACDVPGCLRVREAARRAQAAGKVFLVDFQTRTDPLFIEGISRVHRGEIGPLGLLASMYTDEGFSDPPFEDTVANRLRRLIWVNDNDLGGGYLVNAGIHAVDVALWIAGSAPVAATGMSRVIRDDPHGDSHDIYAVTYEFAGGLLQQHRGEHLRNKFSFHSDCTAHGQKGFLETGYSGSVTLRAMEGDWEGGVVQDLYPNGAKRNIAAFHDCVLKGDSANPTVEPSINANLATILGRDAAERRTRLTWDEMLRENRSIEPNLKGLKA